One genomic window of Undibacterium cyanobacteriorum includes the following:
- a CDS encoding heavy-metal-associated domain-containing protein has translation MYQFHIEDMTCKHCEATVTKAIQTLDPQAQITIDLGKHEAQVSSSLDRETLLNAISDAGFTPQ, from the coding sequence ATGTACCAATTTCATATCGAAGACATGACTTGCAAACATTGTGAAGCGACCGTAACAAAGGCCATTCAAACACTAGATCCACAAGCACAGATCACGATCGATCTAGGTAAACATGAAGCGCAGGTTTCCAGCTCGCTCGATCGCGAAACATTGCTTAACGCGATTAGTGATGCCGGCTTCACGCCGCAATAA
- a CDS encoding LrgB family protein, producing MLKLMGDSPLWLTFFSLSLSFVAYAIALRISTWFRANPLANPVVLAVAMIILVLYGTDVSYQSYFAGAQALHFFLGPATVALAIPLAKQAHRLKRLLLPLFWSLLLGCVSSILCAFILTSWLGGSLALAISMAPKSATTPIAMAITEALHGYPAVSAAVVITTGIIGAIIARLVFTILHISSLEARGFALGVSAHGIGTARAFQLSSELGAYAGLGMGLNGMLTAVLTPVLVPLLMRWCY from the coding sequence ATGCTTAAGTTGATGGGTGATTCGCCATTGTGGTTGACGTTTTTTTCGTTGAGTCTGAGTTTTGTGGCTTACGCTATTGCGCTGCGAATTTCCACCTGGTTTCGCGCTAACCCTCTCGCCAACCCGGTGGTGCTTGCAGTGGCGATGATTATTTTGGTTTTGTATGGAACGGATGTCTCCTACCAATCCTATTTCGCCGGAGCACAGGCGCTTCATTTTTTTCTGGGACCTGCCACAGTCGCCTTGGCGATACCTTTGGCAAAGCAAGCGCATCGTTTGAAGCGTTTGCTGCTGCCCTTGTTTTGGAGCTTGTTGTTAGGCTGTGTGAGCAGCATCCTTTGTGCCTTCATCCTCACGAGCTGGCTCGGTGGTTCCTTGGCCTTGGCCATTTCGATGGCCCCAAAATCTGCCACGACGCCGATTGCGATGGCGATTACCGAAGCTTTGCATGGCTATCCAGCTGTTAGCGCGGCCGTGGTGATTACGACCGGAATTATCGGCGCGATCATCGCGCGATTGGTGTTCACAATCTTGCACATCTCTTCACTGGAGGCACGCGGTTTTGCCTTGGGTGTGTCCGCGCATGGAATTGGAACCGCACGTGCTTTTCAATTGAGTTCGGAATTGGGAGCGTATGCTGGATTGGGTATGGGATTGAACGGCATGTTGACGGCGGTGTTGACGCCTGTGTTGGTGCCGCTCTTGATGCGCTGGTGCTATTAA
- the motA gene encoding flagellar motor stator protein MotA — MLIIIGFIVVLISVFGGFAIGGGHLAALFQPNELLMIAGAAIGAFIIGNDKESMLTTLRAIPTIFKPNSRSKFLYLSLLTLLFELLTKVRKEGLMAIESDIDNIYESAVFAKYPVVLQDAHLMEFLCDYLRLMVSGNVDSHQLENLMDVELDTHHTDEDLPIQVVSKMADSLPAFGIVAAVMGVVHTMESVGMPPGELGILIAKALVGTFLGILLSYGFVAPIAARLEQKLSINTMAYHCVKVTIIASLNGYSPPIAVEFGRKALSSRARPSFRELEEEIRHAKGR, encoded by the coding sequence ATGCTCATCATCATCGGCTTCATTGTGGTTCTTATCTCCGTTTTTGGCGGCTTCGCCATCGGCGGGGGGCACCTCGCCGCACTGTTTCAGCCGAATGAATTGTTAATGATTGCTGGTGCTGCCATCGGCGCCTTCATCATCGGTAACGACAAAGAGAGTATGCTGACGACTCTCAGAGCAATTCCCACGATTTTCAAGCCAAACAGCCGTAGCAAATTTCTGTATTTGAGCCTGCTCACTTTATTGTTCGAATTACTCACCAAGGTCCGAAAAGAGGGACTGATGGCAATCGAATCGGATATTGATAATATTTACGAAAGTGCCGTTTTCGCCAAGTACCCCGTGGTATTGCAGGATGCACACTTGATGGAATTCTTGTGTGATTATTTGAGGCTTATGGTATCGGGCAATGTCGATTCACATCAACTCGAAAACTTGATGGATGTCGAGCTCGACACCCATCACACCGACGAAGATTTACCGATCCAAGTGGTCTCAAAAATGGCAGATAGTTTGCCTGCGTTTGGCATTGTGGCAGCGGTCATGGGTGTGGTTCACACCATGGAATCAGTGGGTATGCCGCCGGGTGAACTCGGCATTTTGATCGCCAAGGCACTGGTGGGTACTTTCCTGGGCATCTTGCTTTCGTATGGCTTTGTGGCTCCGATAGCAGCACGGCTCGAGCAAAAACTCAGTATCAATACCATGGCCTATCATTGCGTCAAGGTCACCATCATTGCCAGTCTCAATGGGTACTCGCCACCGATTGCCGTGGAGTTTGGACGTAAAGCTTTGAGCTCACGTGCTCGCCCAAGCTTCCGTGAGTTAGAAGAGGAAATTCGCCACGCTAAAGGGCGATAA
- a CDS encoding CidA/LrgA family protein, which translates to MFFCFFVLFLFQAIGEVLSRYSPVPIPGPVVGMVVLFLCLLFSPRLLQKIEKASMELLQHLSLLFVPAGVGIMVSQEQIGTAWIAIVVSMVVSTVVTMVVVAVSFQYLQNPSASDTDKNASEQDHA; encoded by the coding sequence ATGTTTTTCTGTTTCTTCGTTCTATTCTTGTTTCAAGCGATCGGCGAGGTTCTGAGCCGCTATAGTCCAGTGCCGATACCAGGACCTGTGGTGGGTATGGTCGTCTTGTTTCTCTGCTTGTTATTTTCCCCGCGTCTGCTGCAAAAGATCGAAAAAGCTTCAATGGAATTATTGCAGCACCTGTCTTTATTGTTCGTGCCAGCCGGCGTTGGCATCATGGTTTCGCAAGAACAGATTGGAACGGCGTGGATAGCAATCGTGGTGTCGATGGTGGTGAGCACGGTCGTGACCATGGTCGTGGTTGCGGTGAGCTTTCAATATCTGCAAAATCCTTCTGCAAGCGATACAGATAAAAACGCCAGTGAGCAAGATCATGCTTAA